A stretch of Dermochelys coriacea isolate rDerCor1 chromosome 6, rDerCor1.pri.v4, whole genome shotgun sequence DNA encodes these proteins:
- the LOC119856866 gene encoding LOW QUALITY PROTEIN: olfactory receptor 1052-like (The sequence of the model RefSeq protein was modified relative to this genomic sequence to represent the inferred CDS: inserted 4 bases in 3 codons), whose amino-acid sequence MAPGNCPTLTGFIFWAITDSPKXILFVFFFTIYFCTLVGNVRMIVLIRVDSQLHSYMYFFLSNLSLLDVVSSPVITPKAMVXFLVTSKDISFPGGVVQFFLFSFCANNELCLLAVMAYDSFVAVCNSLLYNVIMSKRVCLQPLAGSYLCTCVNAIVHTCTVFSLSSHSNVLDPFFCDILPLQEISCSDFRINKLVHFTFVATETIGTILIVLISYIYIIFAILRIRSTAGRHKAFSTCASHLPVSFILYGTLIFTYLRPSSGSSVDWEKMVAVFYTLVIPTLKPXIYSLRNKEVKDALRRTMYRKLFLAVCKHGDWFLLISIGAQI is encoded by the exons ATGGCTCCCGGGAACTGCCCCACACTGACTGGCTTCATTTTCTGGGCAATAACAGACAGTCCAAA CATCCTCTTTGTGTTCTTCTTCACCATTTATTTCTGCACCCTGGTGGGGAATGTCAGGATGATTGTGCTGATTAGGGTTGACTCCCAACTCCACAGCTACATGTACTTTTTCCTCAGCAATTTGTCACTCTTAGATGTTGTCTCCTCCCCTGTGATTACCCCCAAGGCGATGG AGTTCCTAGTGACGAGTAAAGACATTTCTTTCCCTGGGGGTGTGGTTCAgtttttcctcttctccttctgtGCCAACAATGAGCTTTGCCTCCTGGCTGTGATGGCCTATGATAGCTTTGTGGCTGTCTGCAACTCATTGCTTTATAATGTCATCATGTCCAAGAGAGTCTGCCTCCAGCCATTGGCTGGCTCTTACCTGTGCACCTGTGTCAATGCCATTGTGCATACGTGTACTGTATTCAGTCTGTCCAGTCACTCCAACGTCCTTGATCCTTTCTTCTGCGATATTCTCCCACTCCAAGAAATCTCCTGCTCTGACTTTCGCATCAATAAGCTAGTGCATTTCACCTTTGTAGCCACAGAAACAATAGGCACCATTCTCATCGTCCTCATCTCCTACATTTACATCATCTTTGCCATCCTGAGGATCCGCTCCACTGCAGGAAGGCAcaaagccttctccacctgcgCCTCCCACCTGCCTGTTTCTTTTATCTTATATGGGACCCTGATCTTTACATATTTACGACCCTCATCTGGCAGCTCAGTGGACTGGGAGAAAATGGTGGCTGTGTTCTATACCCTTGTGATCCCGACGCTGAAAC CGATCTACAGCCTGAGGAACAAGGAGGTGAAGGACGCCCTGAGGAGGACAATGTACCGAAAACTATTTCTCGCTGTATGTAAACATGGGGACTGGTTTTTACTGATCAGTATTGGAGCGCAAATATGA
- the LOC122455408 gene encoding zinc finger protein 436-like isoform X2, whose amino-acid sequence MPRRRGQPRQETCPGGWALIGWLRVGTELPRAVACRERRVKPHSPPLPRAHGATIRGAGIAQGPSCPAPPAPLCSDSCPGGSAPEPDACALGRVPVRSPLDRPGRAAGFPGPDSGMQRGEKPCVPVLQGAEGREIPRGACAGARMEVKSPTKEGPMGAEPHWMSQSIKQEEASGTGWPEEINAMSPEEIGIRMMMEHNQAQLGESPYSCSDCEKSFSQSSHLVQHQRIHTGQKPYKCTDCGKSFVLSSNLLEHQRIHTGERPYKCDQCEKTFSQSSHLFQHQRIHTGERPYQCTECGKSFNRNYTLVKHYHTHIGEQPFICSECGKSFSLGSFAQHVRTHTGEKPYSCAECGKSFSSSSNLSQHRRIHTGEKPYSCGHCGKSFSQSSNLIKHRRIHTGERPYSCPECGKTFNQSSSLMQHRRIHRGERPYECTECGKRFSVSSHLVEHRRIHRGEKPYKCVDCGKSFGCNSSLMKHQRIHTGERPYKCPECGKCFIDSSKLNNHRRTHTGERPYKCTDCGKGFGDSSALMKHQRTHAK is encoded by the exons ATGCCAAGGCGCCGCGGGCAACCACGCCAGGAAACGTGCCCCGGGGGCTGGGCTCTGATCGGCTGGCTCCGGGTGGGAACCGAACTCCCCCGGGCGGTGGCGTGCAGGGAGCGAAGGGTtaaaccccacagccctccccttCCCAGAGCACATGGTGCCACCATCAGGGGGGCTGGAATAGCGCAGGGACCTTCCTgtccagccccccccgcccccctctgcAGTGACTCCTGCCCTGGCGGGTCTGCTCCGGAGCCGGACGCCTGTGCGCTGGGGCGAGTCCCCGTCCGCAGCCCCCTGGATCGCCCCGGCCGGgcg GCAGGATTCCCTGGCCCTGACTCCGGGATGCAGCGAGGGGAAAAGCCGTGTGTCCCGGTTCTCCAGGGCGCCGAGGGAAGGGAGATCCCCCGAGGTGCCTGCGCAG gtgCCAGGATGGAGGTGAAGAGTCCCACGAAGGAAGGGCCTATGGGAGCAGAGCCACACTGGATGTCCCAGAGCATTAAGCAAGAAGAGGCCAGCGGGACTGGATGGCCGGAGGAGATCAACGCGATGTCTCCAGAGGAGATCGGCATCAGGATGATGATGGAGCACAACCaagcccagctgggggagagCCCCTACAGCTGCTCGGACTGTGagaaaagcttcagtcagagctCCCACCTGGTCCagcaccagcgcatccacacAGGCCAGAAGCCCTACAAGTGCACCGACTGCGGGAAGAGCTTTGTTCTCAGCTCCAACCTCCTGGAACACCAGCGCATCCACACCGGGGAGCGCCCCTACAAATGCGACCAGTGTGAGAAGACCTTCAGCCAGAGTTCCCACCTCTTCCagcaccagcgcatccacacAGGCGAGCGGCCCTACCAGTGCAccgagtgcgggaagagcttcaacCGCAACTACACCCTGGTGAAGCATTACCACACCCACATCGGAGAGCAGCCCTTCATCTGCAgcgagtgcgggaagagcttcagccTGGGATCCTTCGCCCAGCATGTCCGTACCCACACGGGCGAAAAGCCCTATAGCTGTGCCGAATGCGGCAAGAGTTTCAGCAGCAGTTCTAACTTGAGCCAGCATCGGCGCATCCACACCGGAGAGAAACCCTACAGCTGTGgccactgtgggaaaagcttcagccagagctccaacCTCATCAAGCACCGGCGTATCCACACCGGAGAGAGACCCTACAGCTGCCCCGAGTGTGGGAAGACCTTCAACCAGAGCTCGTCGCTCATGCAGCACCGGCGGATCCACCGAGGCGAGCGGCCCTATGAGTGCACCGAGTGTGGGAAGCGCTTTAGCGTCAGCTCCCACCTGGTGGAGCACCGGCGGATCCACCGGGGTGAAAAGCCTTACAAGTGCGTCGACTGCGGGAAGAGCTTTGGCTGCAACTCATCCCTGATGAAACACCAGCGaatccacaccggggagcggccctacAAGTGCCCTGAGTGCGGGAAGTGCTTCATCGACAGCTCCAAGCTCAACAACCACCGGCGCACCCACACCGGAGAGCGGCCCTACAAATGCACCGACTGTGGGAAGGGCTTTGGAGACAGCTCCGCCCTCATGAAGCACCAGAGGACTCACGCCAAGTAG
- the LOC122455408 gene encoding zinc finger protein 436-like isoform X1, protein MPRRRGQPRQETCPGGWALIGWLRVGTELPRAVACRERRVKPHSPPLPRAHGATIRGAGIAQGPSCPAPPAPLCSDSCPGGSAPEPDACALGRVPVRSPLDRPGRAAGFPGPDSGMQRGEKPCVPVLQGAEGREIPRGACAAGARMEVKSPTKEGPMGAEPHWMSQSIKQEEASGTGWPEEINAMSPEEIGIRMMMEHNQAQLGESPYSCSDCEKSFSQSSHLVQHQRIHTGQKPYKCTDCGKSFVLSSNLLEHQRIHTGERPYKCDQCEKTFSQSSHLFQHQRIHTGERPYQCTECGKSFNRNYTLVKHYHTHIGEQPFICSECGKSFSLGSFAQHVRTHTGEKPYSCAECGKSFSSSSNLSQHRRIHTGEKPYSCGHCGKSFSQSSNLIKHRRIHTGERPYSCPECGKTFNQSSSLMQHRRIHRGERPYECTECGKRFSVSSHLVEHRRIHRGEKPYKCVDCGKSFGCNSSLMKHQRIHTGERPYKCPECGKCFIDSSKLNNHRRTHTGERPYKCTDCGKGFGDSSALMKHQRTHAK, encoded by the exons ATGCCAAGGCGCCGCGGGCAACCACGCCAGGAAACGTGCCCCGGGGGCTGGGCTCTGATCGGCTGGCTCCGGGTGGGAACCGAACTCCCCCGGGCGGTGGCGTGCAGGGAGCGAAGGGTtaaaccccacagccctccccttCCCAGAGCACATGGTGCCACCATCAGGGGGGCTGGAATAGCGCAGGGACCTTCCTgtccagccccccccgcccccctctgcAGTGACTCCTGCCCTGGCGGGTCTGCTCCGGAGCCGGACGCCTGTGCGCTGGGGCGAGTCCCCGTCCGCAGCCCCCTGGATCGCCCCGGCCGGgcg GCAGGATTCCCTGGCCCTGACTCCGGGATGCAGCGAGGGGAAAAGCCGTGTGTCCCGGTTCTCCAGGGCGCCGAGGGAAGGGAGATCCCCCGAGGTGCCTGCGCAG caggtgCCAGGATGGAGGTGAAGAGTCCCACGAAGGAAGGGCCTATGGGAGCAGAGCCACACTGGATGTCCCAGAGCATTAAGCAAGAAGAGGCCAGCGGGACTGGATGGCCGGAGGAGATCAACGCGATGTCTCCAGAGGAGATCGGCATCAGGATGATGATGGAGCACAACCaagcccagctgggggagagCCCCTACAGCTGCTCGGACTGTGagaaaagcttcagtcagagctCCCACCTGGTCCagcaccagcgcatccacacAGGCCAGAAGCCCTACAAGTGCACCGACTGCGGGAAGAGCTTTGTTCTCAGCTCCAACCTCCTGGAACACCAGCGCATCCACACCGGGGAGCGCCCCTACAAATGCGACCAGTGTGAGAAGACCTTCAGCCAGAGTTCCCACCTCTTCCagcaccagcgcatccacacAGGCGAGCGGCCCTACCAGTGCAccgagtgcgggaagagcttcaacCGCAACTACACCCTGGTGAAGCATTACCACACCCACATCGGAGAGCAGCCCTTCATCTGCAgcgagtgcgggaagagcttcagccTGGGATCCTTCGCCCAGCATGTCCGTACCCACACGGGCGAAAAGCCCTATAGCTGTGCCGAATGCGGCAAGAGTTTCAGCAGCAGTTCTAACTTGAGCCAGCATCGGCGCATCCACACCGGAGAGAAACCCTACAGCTGTGgccactgtgggaaaagcttcagccagagctccaacCTCATCAAGCACCGGCGTATCCACACCGGAGAGAGACCCTACAGCTGCCCCGAGTGTGGGAAGACCTTCAACCAGAGCTCGTCGCTCATGCAGCACCGGCGGATCCACCGAGGCGAGCGGCCCTATGAGTGCACCGAGTGTGGGAAGCGCTTTAGCGTCAGCTCCCACCTGGTGGAGCACCGGCGGATCCACCGGGGTGAAAAGCCTTACAAGTGCGTCGACTGCGGGAAGAGCTTTGGCTGCAACTCATCCCTGATGAAACACCAGCGaatccacaccggggagcggccctacAAGTGCCCTGAGTGCGGGAAGTGCTTCATCGACAGCTCCAAGCTCAACAACCACCGGCGCACCCACACCGGAGAGCGGCCCTACAAATGCACCGACTGTGGGAAGGGCTTTGGAGACAGCTCCGCCCTCATGAAGCACCAGAGGACTCACGCCAAGTAG